Proteins from a genomic interval of Pseudomonas sp. RC10:
- a CDS encoding ABC transporter ATP-binding protein — MKHLVSFKNIQKTYDGFRPVVKDLNLDIAEGEFVTLLGPSGSGKTTSLMMLAGFETPTQGEIFLKDKPLHNLPPHKRDIGMVFQNYALFPHMTIEENLAFPLSVRKMNRIERAEKVRRALDMVRLNDFAKRYPAQMSGGQQQRVALARALVFEPKLVLMDEPLGALDKQLREHMQLEIKHLHKQLGLTVVYVTHDQSEALTMSDRVAVFNDGVIQQIDTPAAIYETPTKSFVAQFIGENNTLHGTVLSQDATHSTVRLKDGSLVQAITVTGAQPGEAVALCIRPERVLVSAAGSTPLTARIREYIYLGDHVRMITEIAGQPDFMIKLPATQMDSSWTVGSSISLSWAPEHIRALDVIQH, encoded by the coding sequence ATGAAACACCTGGTCAGCTTCAAGAACATCCAGAAAACCTACGACGGCTTTCGTCCGGTCGTGAAAGACCTGAACCTGGACATCGCCGAAGGAGAATTCGTCACCCTGCTCGGCCCTTCCGGCTCGGGCAAGACCACCAGTCTGATGATGCTCGCCGGTTTTGAAACACCGACTCAGGGCGAGATCTTTCTGAAAGACAAACCGCTGCACAACCTGCCGCCGCACAAACGTGACATCGGCATGGTGTTCCAGAATTACGCACTGTTCCCGCACATGACCATCGAGGAGAACCTCGCGTTTCCGCTGTCAGTGCGCAAGATGAACCGCATCGAGCGCGCCGAGAAAGTGCGCCGCGCCCTCGACATGGTGCGCCTCAACGACTTCGCCAAACGCTACCCGGCGCAGATGTCCGGTGGCCAGCAACAGCGTGTTGCCCTGGCCCGCGCGCTGGTGTTCGAGCCCAAGCTGGTGTTGATGGACGAGCCCTTGGGCGCCCTCGACAAACAGCTGCGCGAGCACATGCAGCTGGAGATCAAGCACCTGCACAAACAGTTGGGGCTGACGGTCGTTTACGTGACCCACGACCAGAGCGAAGCGCTGACAATGTCGGACCGCGTGGCCGTGTTCAATGACGGCGTGATCCAGCAGATCGACACCCCGGCGGCGATCTACGAAACCCCGACCAAAAGCTTCGTGGCCCAGTTCATCGGTGAGAACAACACCCTGCACGGCACGGTGCTGTCCCAGGACGCCACCCACTCCACCGTTCGCTTGAAGGACGGCAGTCTGGTTCAGGCGATCACCGTGACCGGCGCGCAGCCGGGAGAAGCTGTCGCGCTGTGCATCCGTCCTGAACGCGTGCTTGTCAGCGCAGCAGGCAGTACGCCCCTGACCGCACGGATTCGCGAATACATCTACCTCGGCGATCACGTGCGCATGATCACTGAAATCGCAGGGCAACCTGACTTCATGATCAAACTGCCCGCCACCCAAATGGACAGCAGCTGGACCGTCGGCAGTTCCATCTCCCTGTCCTGGGCGCCCGAGCACATTCGTGCGCTCGACGTCATTCAGCACTGA
- a CDS encoding ABC transporter permease gives MSQTAVLLHRDEDPVDLRTKLRRSQRTYKLKSLALIAPLFLFVLVCFAFPIGTLLSRSVDNPEVNTAMPATTAALSGWEGTELPGESTYAALIKDLASAKENGQILALSKRLSYEIPDYRTVITKTLRKLPDDGAASKREALIEVDKAWGDVAYWKALKQASSKLTPYYLLASVDHRLDSATGNLVKAEPNQSIYVDIFARTFYIGAIVTVLCLILGFPVAYWLAILPEGKSNLLMICVLLPFWTSLIVRTAAWIVLLQSDGLINRTLMFFGIADAPIQLVFNRTGVIIAMTHVLLPFMILPLYSVMKSIPTNYVRAAISLGAHPFVAFWRVYVPQTFAGLAAGALLTFILAIGYYVTPALVGGAADQMVSYFVAFYTNKTVNWGMASALGSLLLIATLLLYVVYGKLTNPTQAR, from the coding sequence ATGAGTCAGACCGCCGTTCTGTTGCACCGCGACGAAGACCCCGTCGACCTGAGGACCAAACTCAGAAGGTCCCAACGCACGTACAAATTGAAGTCGCTGGCGCTGATCGCGCCGCTGTTCCTGTTCGTGCTGGTGTGCTTTGCCTTCCCCATCGGCACCCTGCTCAGCCGCAGCGTCGACAACCCCGAAGTCAACACTGCCATGCCCGCCACCACCGCTGCCTTGAGCGGCTGGGAAGGCACCGAGTTGCCCGGCGAAAGCACCTACGCCGCGTTGATCAAAGACCTTGCCAGCGCCAAGGAAAACGGTCAGATCCTCGCCTTGAGCAAGCGCCTGAGTTACGAGATTCCCGACTACCGCACCGTCATCACCAAAACCCTGCGCAAGTTGCCGGACGACGGCGCGGCCTCGAAACGCGAGGCGCTGATCGAGGTCGACAAAGCCTGGGGCGATGTCGCGTACTGGAAAGCGCTGAAACAGGCGTCGTCGAAACTGACGCCCTATTACCTGCTGGCGTCCGTCGATCATCGGCTGGATTCGGCGACGGGCAATCTGGTGAAGGCGGAGCCAAATCAGTCGATCTACGTGGACATTTTTGCCCGCACCTTTTACATCGGCGCCATCGTCACCGTGCTGTGCCTGATCCTGGGTTTCCCGGTGGCCTACTGGCTGGCCATTTTGCCGGAGGGCAAAAGCAACCTGCTGATGATCTGCGTGCTGCTGCCGTTCTGGACCTCGCTGATCGTGCGCACCGCCGCGTGGATCGTCCTGCTGCAATCGGACGGTTTGATCAATCGCACACTGATGTTTTTCGGCATCGCCGATGCGCCGATCCAACTGGTGTTCAACCGCACCGGAGTGATCATCGCAATGACCCACGTGCTGCTGCCGTTCATGATTCTGCCGCTGTACAGCGTGATGAAAAGCATCCCGACGAACTACGTGCGGGCCGCCATTTCCCTGGGCGCGCATCCGTTCGTGGCGTTCTGGCGGGTGTACGTGCCGCAGACCTTCGCGGGCCTGGCGGCGGGCGCTCTGCTCACGTTCATCCTCGCCATCGGTTACTACGTGACCCCGGCGCTGGTGGGCGGTGCAGCGGATCAGATGGTCAGCTACTTCGTCGCGTTCTACACCAACAAGACCGTGAATTGGGGCATGGCTTCTGCCCTTGGCAGCCTGTTGCTGATCGCCACCCTGCTGCTCTACGTGGTGTACGGCAAACTCACCAACCCGACTCAGGCGAGGTAA
- a CDS encoding cupin domain-containing protein, with amino-acid sequence MTDSPAISRNPHAPEEPVEDEVPSEDTASVGERLKALRQSRGLSIRGLAELAGVPHATLSIIERDKSSPSVSILKRLLKPLNVTLSVFFSDSAVVDRAVFYKAHELVELADGKMLSYRQVGANLTNSSMMILHERYEPGADTGQEGEELYSHEAEEGGIIIEGRLEMTVGDEVRILAPGDAYYFDSRLPHRMRNPFDEVCVVVSAVSPPTF; translated from the coding sequence GTGACAGATTCGCCGGCGATCAGCCGCAACCCCCACGCGCCGGAAGAGCCCGTCGAAGACGAGGTCCCGAGCGAAGACACGGCGTCGGTCGGCGAACGGCTCAAGGCGCTGCGTCAGAGCCGGGGGTTGTCGATCCGTGGTCTTGCCGAACTGGCGGGCGTTCCCCATGCCACGCTGTCGATCATCGAACGCGACAAATCCAGCCCGTCAGTCAGTATTCTCAAGCGCCTGCTCAAGCCGCTGAACGTCACCCTGAGCGTGTTTTTCTCCGACTCGGCGGTCGTCGACCGTGCGGTGTTCTACAAGGCCCATGAACTGGTCGAACTGGCGGACGGCAAAATGCTGTCCTACCGGCAAGTCGGGGCCAACCTGACCAACAGCTCGATGATGATTCTTCACGAACGCTACGAACCCGGCGCCGACACCGGCCAGGAAGGCGAAGAGTTGTACTCCCACGAAGCCGAGGAGGGCGGCATCATCATCGAAGGTCGTCTGGAAATGACTGTCGGCGATGAGGTCCGCATCCTTGCGCCAGGCGACGCCTATTACTTCGACAGCCGCTTGCCGCACCGCATGCGCAATCCGTTCGACGAAGTGTGCGTGGTGGTCAGCGCGGTTTCGCCGCCGACGTTTTGA
- a CDS encoding 2,4'-dihydroxyacetophenone dioxygenase family protein, with amino-acid sequence MSTAPKPDELAIPYQLPQVPFMTPDMVHAGVLTDWLQDDNLWVPVTASVSFKPLLLSTTGGYYINLLRVRQSGVLSRHRHSGGVHALVLKGRWYYLEHDWVATEGSFAYEPPGETHTLFVPEDVEEMITWFHVQGGYTYVDPQGVAVGYEDVFTKLETARKHYKSLGLPDEYIEQFIR; translated from the coding sequence ATGAGCACAGCCCCCAAGCCAGATGAACTCGCAATCCCTTATCAACTGCCCCAAGTGCCGTTCATGACGCCGGACATGGTGCACGCTGGCGTCCTCACCGACTGGCTGCAAGACGACAATCTATGGGTGCCGGTCACCGCGTCGGTCTCGTTCAAACCCCTGTTGCTCAGCACCACCGGCGGCTATTACATCAACCTGCTGCGCGTCCGCCAGAGCGGCGTGCTGTCCCGTCATCGCCACAGCGGCGGCGTGCATGCGCTGGTCCTTAAAGGTCGCTGGTATTACCTCGAACACGATTGGGTGGCCACCGAAGGTTCTTTCGCCTACGAGCCGCCAGGGGAAACCCACACCCTGTTCGTGCCGGAAGACGTGGAAGAAATGATCACCTGGTTCCACGTCCAGGGCGGTTACACGTACGTTGACCCGCAAGGCGTGGCCGTGGGGTACGAGGACGTGTTCACCAAGCTCGAAACCGCACGCAAACATTACAAATCCCTGGGGCTGCCGGACGAATACATCGAGCAGTTCATTCGCTGA
- a CDS encoding aminotransferase class III-fold pyridoxal phosphate-dependent enzyme, translating into MANLVGDVSSAARILPELNGEKLFIQKGKGAWLWDDKGRRYIDTALGFGAVLLGHANDTVNEAVTRALSDSAAPSWAHVREHAAATALAKHTGELTKVMFTNSGSEAVHLACRAARAYTGRGRIAKMAAGFDGWFDDVSFGNVTSNEARFEDGARPATERTTLLRFNDFADVERLFAEDGDIAAVILEPMLANAGCIMPVPGYLKHVQDIAHAHGALVICDEVLMGFRLFAGLAGLREGLDPDLASVGKAIGNGVPVSAVVGKPHILQGFEEGRVARGGTFSGNPLACAAVSSTLALLDQSDYEQLVQRGEQLRVAIEEIFEAQGIQAVTSGYGNVFGIWHADVAPITYEEASKVANPAFTKALHLALREAGVLMMPSPYGRIYISFDHGDEVIDAMKVAFEQAAVKLRAEFGSP; encoded by the coding sequence ATGGCTAACTTAGTGGGCGATGTATCCAGCGCCGCGCGTATCCTGCCGGAACTGAACGGTGAAAAGCTGTTCATCCAGAAAGGCAAAGGCGCCTGGCTCTGGGATGACAAAGGGCGTCGGTACATCGATACCGCGCTGGGTTTCGGCGCGGTGCTGTTGGGTCACGCCAACGACACCGTCAACGAGGCCGTGACGCGCGCATTGAGCGACAGTGCCGCGCCGTCCTGGGCCCACGTGCGCGAACACGCGGCAGCGACGGCGCTGGCGAAGCACACCGGCGAACTGACCAAAGTGATGTTCACCAACTCCGGCAGCGAAGCCGTACACCTCGCCTGCCGAGCCGCCCGTGCGTACACCGGGCGCGGCAGAATCGCCAAGATGGCAGCGGGGTTCGACGGCTGGTTCGATGACGTGAGCTTTGGCAACGTGACCTCCAACGAAGCGCGTTTCGAAGACGGCGCTCGCCCCGCGACCGAACGCACCACGCTGCTGCGCTTCAACGACTTCGCTGACGTCGAGCGGCTGTTTGCGGAAGACGGCGATATTGCGGCGGTGATCCTTGAACCGATGCTCGCCAACGCGGGCTGCATCATGCCGGTGCCCGGTTACCTCAAGCACGTCCAGGACATCGCGCACGCACACGGCGCGCTGGTGATCTGCGATGAAGTGTTGATGGGCTTTCGTCTGTTTGCCGGGCTGGCGGGTTTGCGCGAAGGCCTGGACCCGGACCTGGCCAGCGTCGGCAAGGCGATCGGTAACGGCGTGCCGGTCTCGGCGGTCGTCGGCAAGCCGCATATCTTGCAGGGCTTCGAAGAAGGCCGCGTCGCCCGGGGCGGCACGTTCAGCGGTAACCCGCTGGCCTGCGCGGCGGTCAGCAGCACCTTGGCGTTGCTGGATCAAAGCGATTACGAGCAGTTGGTGCAGCGCGGCGAGCAGCTGCGTGTGGCGATCGAAGAGATTTTCGAGGCCCAGGGCATCCAGGCCGTGACCAGTGGGTATGGCAACGTATTCGGCATCTGGCACGCCGACGTTGCGCCCATTACGTATGAAGAAGCTTCAAAGGTCGCCAACCCCGCCTTCACCAAAGCCCTCCACCTCGCCCTGCGCGAAGCCGGTGTGCTGATGATGCCGTCACCCTATGGACGGATCTACATCTCGTTCGACCACGGGGATGAAGTGATTGATGCGATGAAAGTGGCGTTCGAGCAGGCGGCTGTAAAACTGCGCGCCGAGTTCGGCAGCCCGTGA
- a CDS encoding quinone oxidoreductase has product MKGIMIQTYGGPEVVQLRNDLPTPEVTPGHVVVKVAYAGINFMDVHTRQGKYASSATYPVRAPCTLGMEGAGRIVEVGEGVTHLAVGDRVAWCIAWGSYAEYASVPAEKVAKIPDAIPYDLAAATIFQGATAHYLVDDIARLGPESTCLIHAGSGSIGQLLIQMAKARGADIFATASSDRKCAIATERGAHHAMRYDEGGFADRIREATQGKGVDVVFDSVGKTTLRDSFRACRTRGLIVNYGNVSGSVTDLDPIELGEGGSLFLTRPRLADHMADRATVQRRADAVFGAILDGTLKIEIEGRYRMEDVQTVHARIEAREQIGKSVLWVADVD; this is encoded by the coding sequence ATGAAAGGCATCATGATCCAGACCTACGGCGGACCCGAGGTCGTGCAATTGCGCAACGACCTGCCCACACCCGAGGTCACGCCGGGCCACGTAGTGGTCAAGGTCGCTTACGCCGGGATCAACTTCATGGACGTGCACACCCGTCAGGGCAAGTACGCGTCCTCCGCCACCTACCCGGTGCGAGCGCCCTGCACGCTAGGCATGGAGGGCGCCGGGAGAATCGTCGAGGTGGGCGAGGGCGTTACGCACTTGGCGGTCGGTGATCGGGTGGCGTGGTGCATCGCGTGGGGCAGCTATGCCGAGTACGCCAGCGTGCCTGCTGAAAAAGTCGCAAAAATCCCCGATGCCATTCCCTACGACCTGGCCGCTGCGACGATTTTTCAGGGCGCGACCGCGCATTACTTGGTGGACGACATCGCCCGATTGGGGCCAGAGAGCACCTGCCTGATTCACGCCGGGTCCGGCAGCATCGGCCAGTTGCTGATCCAGATGGCCAAGGCACGGGGCGCCGACATTTTCGCCACCGCCAGCAGCGATCGGAAATGCGCGATTGCCACCGAGCGCGGCGCCCATCACGCGATGCGCTACGACGAAGGCGGTTTTGCGGATCGCATTCGTGAAGCGACACAAGGCAAAGGCGTGGATGTGGTGTTCGATTCGGTGGGCAAAACCACCTTGCGCGACAGCTTCAGGGCGTGCCGCACTCGCGGGCTGATTGTCAATTACGGCAACGTCTCCGGCTCGGTCACCGACCTCGACCCCATCGAACTCGGGGAGGGCGGTTCACTGTTTCTCACCCGGCCTCGGCTGGCGGATCACATGGCCGACAGAGCCACGGTTCAACGCCGCGCCGATGCCGTGTTCGGGGCCATTCTCGACGGAACGCTGAAGATCGAGATCGAAGGTCGTTACCGGATGGAAGACGTCCAGACCGTTCACGCCCGGATCGAAGCCCGGGAGCAGATCGGCAAGTCGGTGCTGTGGGTGGCGGATGTGGATTGA
- a CDS encoding ABC transporter substrate-binding protein: MHKKHKPCHALAALALTVAGLAAAQSASARDLTIVSWGGNFQDAQREIFFKPFGEQTGKKVLDQSWDGGVGVLDAKVKVGNPNWDVVEVEAEDLALGCDTGLYEKIDWAKVGNKADFIPEAVNDCGVGAIVWNTGVAWDGDKLKTAPTSWADFFDTQKFPGKRGLRKGPKYSLEFALIADGVKPADVYKVLRTPEGVDRAFNKLNSIKSSIVWWEAGAQPLQMLSAGDVVMSSAYNGRITGFNRNEGKHFKFLWNGSVSAIDSWTVLKGSENKTAAMDFISFASKPENLSKLPKFIAYGLPNKKANELVPADLKADLPTTPDNLAAALPLDVEFWVDNTESLTERFNAWIAQK; the protein is encoded by the coding sequence ATGCACAAGAAGCACAAGCCGTGCCACGCTTTAGCCGCTCTCGCGTTGACCGTTGCCGGACTTGCCGCTGCACAGTCGGCAAGCGCCCGTGACCTGACCATCGTTTCCTGGGGAGGAAACTTTCAGGACGCGCAACGTGAGATTTTCTTCAAGCCATTCGGCGAACAGACCGGCAAAAAAGTCCTCGACCAGAGCTGGGACGGTGGCGTCGGCGTACTCGACGCCAAGGTGAAAGTCGGCAACCCGAACTGGGACGTGGTCGAAGTGGAAGCCGAAGACCTTGCGCTGGGCTGCGACACCGGCCTCTACGAAAAAATCGACTGGGCCAAGGTCGGCAACAAGGCTGATTTCATTCCGGAAGCGGTGAACGATTGCGGCGTGGGCGCCATCGTCTGGAACACCGGTGTGGCGTGGGACGGCGACAAGCTGAAAACCGCCCCGACCTCTTGGGCCGATTTCTTCGACACCCAGAAATTCCCCGGCAAACGCGGCCTGCGCAAAGGCCCGAAATACTCGCTGGAGTTCGCCCTGATCGCCGACGGCGTGAAGCCCGCTGACGTTTACAAAGTCCTGCGCACCCCGGAAGGCGTGGACCGTGCGTTCAACAAGCTCAACAGCATCAAATCCAGCATCGTCTGGTGGGAAGCGGGCGCGCAGCCGCTGCAAATGCTCTCGGCCGGTGACGTGGTGATGAGCTCGGCTTACAACGGCCGCATCACCGGTTTCAACCGCAACGAAGGCAAGCACTTCAAATTCCTGTGGAACGGCAGCGTCTCAGCCATCGACTCCTGGACCGTGCTCAAAGGCAGTGAAAACAAAACCGCTGCGATGGACTTCATCAGCTTCGCCAGCAAGCCGGAAAACCTCTCCAAACTGCCGAAATTCATTGCCTACGGCTTGCCGAACAAGAAGGCCAACGAGCTTGTTCCTGCGGACCTGAAGGCCGACCTGCCGACCACCCCGGACAACCTCGCCGCCGCGCTGCCGCTGGACGTCGAGTTCTGGGTCGACAACACCGAATCGCTGACCGAGCGCTTCAACGCCTGGATCGCCCAGAAGTAA
- a CDS encoding LysR family transcriptional regulator translates to MDNYSQMLAFMWATEHGNFSAAARANGLTPSAISKLITRLEDRLQVRLFQRGTRTLTLTEEGSAYLVSARAVIYAMAEADSLAEAFPGRVSGALRIHTMTTFAKHQILPWLPEFLARYPGLTVDVQVGPQYVDLFDQGLDVAIHSGGLPDSSRIARKIGESAWVTCASPDYLARKGTPAQPQDLLNHDCFNFGFHSAWNTWQFRAGTGDAEAGIVTLPIAPKAVFAQGDLLREMALNGAGIVKLAQFHIGEDIRQGRLVPLLSDFNLPGKEPIYLIYSNRKHLSPRIRVFRDFLEDKLKEHPWE, encoded by the coding sequence ATGGATAACTACTCACAGATGCTGGCCTTCATGTGGGCGACCGAACATGGCAATTTCTCGGCGGCGGCGCGGGCCAACGGCCTGACCCCTTCGGCCATCAGCAAGCTGATCACCCGGCTTGAAGACCGTTTGCAGGTGCGGCTGTTTCAGCGCGGCACCCGCACGTTGACCCTGACCGAGGAAGGCTCGGCCTATCTGGTCAGTGCGCGGGCGGTGATCTATGCGATGGCTGAAGCGGACTCGCTGGCGGAAGCATTTCCCGGCCGGGTCAGCGGCGCGCTGCGGATTCACACGATGACCACGTTCGCCAAACACCAGATCCTGCCGTGGCTGCCGGAATTCCTGGCGCGTTACCCCGGCCTGACGGTGGATGTGCAAGTGGGGCCGCAGTACGTGGACCTGTTCGATCAGGGGCTGGACGTGGCAATTCACAGCGGCGGACTGCCAGACTCTTCGCGAATCGCGCGGAAGATCGGTGAAAGCGCGTGGGTTACCTGCGCGTCACCGGATTACCTGGCGCGCAAAGGGACGCCTGCTCAGCCGCAGGACTTACTGAACCACGACTGCTTCAACTTCGGCTTTCACAGCGCCTGGAACACCTGGCAATTTCGTGCCGGGACAGGCGACGCCGAGGCGGGCATCGTCACCCTGCCGATTGCCCCCAAGGCCGTTTTTGCCCAAGGTGACTTGCTGCGGGAGATGGCCTTGAACGGCGCGGGGATCGTCAAGCTGGCGCAGTTTCACATCGGCGAGGACATCCGGCAGGGTCGATTGGTCCCGCTGCTAAGCGACTTTAACCTGCCGGGTAAAGAGCCGATTTACCTGATTTATTCGAACAGGAAGCACCTGAGCCCGAGAATCCGCGTGTTCCGCGATTTCCTGGAAGACAAGCTGAAGGAACATCCATGGGAATGA
- a CDS encoding ABC transporter permease, whose amino-acid sequence MLQPYASPAEKLARFGLVSVSILILLFLIVPILVIIPLSFNSSSFLTYPMDGFSMRWYQELMSSEEWRQAFKNSFIIAPGATLLAMVFGTMASVGLCRGDFRGKSVVMAFLISPMIVPLIIVAVGLYFFFAKLQLLNSYLGLVLAHAMLGVPFVVITVNATLQGFNTNLSRAAASLGAPPLTVFFRVVLPLIAPGVISGGLFAFATSFDEVVVTLFLASPSQRTLPLQMFAGIRENISPNIAAVATIMVVLSVLMLLTLEVLRRRNEKLKVKQQ is encoded by the coding sequence ATGTTGCAACCCTACGCATCCCCCGCCGAAAAACTCGCCCGCTTCGGACTGGTTTCGGTGTCGATCCTGATCCTGCTGTTTCTGATCGTGCCGATCCTGGTGATCATCCCGCTGTCGTTTAACTCGTCGTCGTTCCTGACGTACCCCATGGACGGGTTTTCCATGCGTTGGTACCAGGAATTGATGTCTTCGGAAGAATGGCGGCAGGCGTTCAAAAACAGCTTCATCATCGCGCCCGGTGCGACGCTGCTGGCGATGGTGTTCGGCACCATGGCCTCGGTCGGGCTGTGCCGCGGTGACTTTCGCGGCAAGAGCGTGGTCATGGCGTTCCTGATTTCGCCAATGATCGTGCCGCTGATCATTGTCGCGGTGGGGCTGTATTTCTTCTTCGCCAAGCTGCAGTTGCTCAACAGCTACCTCGGCCTGGTGCTGGCCCACGCCATGCTCGGCGTGCCGTTCGTGGTGATCACGGTCAACGCGACGCTGCAAGGTTTCAACACCAACCTGAGCCGTGCGGCCGCGAGCCTGGGTGCCCCGCCGCTGACGGTGTTCTTTCGCGTCGTACTGCCGCTGATCGCGCCCGGCGTCATCTCCGGGGGGCTGTTCGCCTTCGCCACCTCGTTCGATGAAGTGGTGGTGACGCTGTTCCTCGCCAGCCCTTCGCAACGCACCTTGCCGCTGCAAATGTTCGCCGGGATTCGCGAGAACATCAGCCCGAATATCGCCGCCGTCGCCACCATCATGGTCGTGCTGTCGGTCTTGATGCTGCTGACGCTGGAGGTGCTGCGGCGGCGTAACGAAAAATTGAAGGTCAAACAACAATAA
- a CDS encoding LysR family transcriptional regulator, translating to MFDWQDLYVFSVLARTQSLSAAARELQVEHATVGRRLDALEKALCLRLVDRLPRSRPLTEDGRALSRILEALPGIASEVQQLSRVASIDVAGTVKVSAPPSLAIHTLAPRMAELRRQHPRLNVELLPSLSLAALDKGEADIALRTVRPEEDALVRRKVGVVRFALYASAAFAEQPAEQWTFIGYDASRDHLPQQAWLHQIRRHRPVVFAASDLMSQQVAARSGLGAVVLPTTVGDGDPALRRLTVDSEGPARDLWLTVYPDLRRSPSVKAVMDFLVECVHSEPRLRT from the coding sequence ATGTTCGATTGGCAGGATCTGTACGTGTTTTCGGTGCTGGCCCGCACGCAGTCGCTGTCCGCGGCCGCCCGCGAATTGCAAGTAGAGCACGCGACCGTGGGACGGCGCCTCGACGCACTGGAAAAAGCGCTGTGCCTGCGTCTGGTCGACCGTTTGCCCCGCAGTCGGCCGCTGACGGAGGACGGCCGGGCCTTGAGCCGGATTCTGGAAGCGCTGCCCGGGATTGCCAGTGAAGTGCAGCAGTTGTCGCGGGTGGCGTCCATCGACGTGGCGGGCACGGTCAAGGTCAGCGCGCCGCCATCGCTGGCCATTCACACCCTTGCGCCACGCATGGCCGAGCTGCGACGCCAGCACCCTCGCTTGAACGTGGAACTGTTGCCCTCGCTGTCGCTGGCGGCGCTGGACAAAGGCGAAGCCGACATCGCCTTGCGCACGGTGCGGCCCGAGGAAGACGCGTTGGTCCGTCGCAAGGTCGGCGTGGTGCGGTTCGCGCTCTACGCCAGCGCTGCGTTTGCCGAGCAGCCCGCCGAGCAATGGACGTTCATCGGTTACGACGCAAGCCGCGATCACCTCCCGCAGCAGGCGTGGTTGCACCAGATTCGTCGTCATCGCCCGGTGGTGTTTGCCGCCAGCGACTTGATGTCTCAGCAGGTGGCGGCCCGGTCCGGATTGGGGGCGGTGGTGCTGCCGACCACCGTGGGCGACGGCGACCCGGCGCTGCGCCGTCTGACGGTCGACAGCGAAGGGCCCGCCCGTGATCTGTGGCTGACGGTGTACCCCGATCTTCGGCGCTCGCCGTCGGTCAAGGCGGTGATGGATTTTCTGGTCGAGTGCGTTCACAGCGAGCCACGATTGCGCACATGA
- a CDS encoding GGDEF domain-containing protein, with protein sequence MQGTEESLEQKSFAQLRPLKISSEILAAVACCVVLFVASRTQPISPWLYGYCAIAGVICFLTYRARTTRELWLTGLLLLCTCTACLGSLAIALGNPLLWFLPIGLVLSLPVSAMHFHPLQALSTGAAIWATLFYTVQPAFDRQLDLTLTLILITGSLLVATLVCQTFCLIRKDVFDLQHQLHGMAYKDTLTGLPNRRAFIERLTATVEDGSATSPLFFLMLDIDDFKKINDGYGHDVGDRVLVEVGRLLKDRSQSHNFARLGGEEFAVAAQVHDLAAAQGLALAIVEAVNTSPLYGLTLSISVGVAEREPGESMFSLMRRADLALYDAKSAGKNRFAMAPSEAANA encoded by the coding sequence ATGCAGGGAACTGAAGAAAGTCTTGAGCAGAAGTCGTTCGCTCAATTGCGGCCGCTCAAGATATCCAGCGAGATTCTGGCCGCCGTGGCGTGCTGCGTGGTGTTGTTCGTGGCCAGCCGGACCCAGCCCATATCGCCTTGGTTGTATGGCTACTGCGCCATTGCCGGGGTCATCTGTTTTCTCACGTACCGCGCCCGCACCACTCGGGAGTTGTGGCTGACCGGGCTGCTGCTGTTGTGCACCTGCACCGCGTGCCTCGGTTCACTGGCCATCGCCCTGGGCAATCCGCTGCTCTGGTTCCTGCCCATCGGGCTGGTCTTGAGCTTGCCGGTGTCGGCCATGCATTTTCATCCGCTGCAGGCCTTGAGCACCGGCGCGGCCATCTGGGCCACGCTGTTTTACACGGTGCAACCGGCCTTTGATCGGCAACTGGACCTGACCCTGACACTGATCCTCATCACCGGCAGCCTGCTGGTGGCCACGTTGGTGTGCCAGACGTTTTGCCTGATTCGCAAGGATGTGTTCGACCTGCAACATCAACTGCACGGCATGGCCTACAAGGACACCCTGACCGGGCTGCCCAACCGGCGCGCCTTCATCGAACGGCTCACCGCCACCGTGGAAGACGGAAGCGCCACGTCGCCGCTGTTCTTCCTGATGCTCGACATCGACGATTTCAAGAAGATCAACGACGGCTACGGTCACGACGTCGGCGACCGGGTATTGGTCGAAGTCGGCAGGCTGTTGAAGGACCGGAGCCAGAGCCATAACTTCGCCCGGCTAGGCGGCGAAGAGTTCGCCGTCGCGGCTCAAGTGCACGACCTCGCGGCGGCACAAGGGCTGGCACTGGCCATCGTCGAAGCCGTCAACACCAGCCCGTTATACGGCCTGACGTTGTCGATCAGCGTGGGCGTAGCGGAGCGTGAGCCAGGCGAGTCGATGTTCAGCCTGATGCGCCGCGCCGACCTGGCGTTGTACGACGCGAAAAGTGCGGGCAAGAACCGCTTCGCGATGGCCCCGTCGGAAGCGGCCAACGCCTGA